A section of the Veillonella criceti genome encodes:
- the cas8c gene encoding type I-C CRISPR-associated protein Cas8c/Csd1 — protein MNLLKVLLTTYDQALKRGIVDNSDNMKEPNLLPLYHSNKKSATGKDIFVITLNEEGRLINGDYLAQNEYIVFPVTEGSINRTTNAAPHPICDEVSYLVSDGSKKGIEKNRLYFEVQDDIKAFLQQHNKQNIAFEAIYRYVRGNTLLEDIANNVTQGQAYTLEGSTVIYETEGKVTKVDLAKLFITFEIAYADKGIITVSQDKEFHQLYIDYVTAQNEAQPEQEYCDIAGKKMYCISTHRGLVGKAKLISISNHKDTYFGRFTDGEQIIHIGYETSQKIHNMLKFLLDSDKYKYYLGENSYCVSWLSYDLLAAQAPFFEDQEVNSVNDDDYDDYDNDYDDNANDEEAPNNSSNHGDIFIEHLVPAINKYFAGEGMRETDDCDKYFCVLIIEKSSNGRMSVKYFQSFVISDIKERAQQWYIDLAWPYWDVRTQSRIMQAPSLRKLINYTYGEEGDKGIVCQQKKVVRKNLERLLPCVLTGRPLPSDFFQTAVNRLKNRESYDKFWDAALNRCCSIIKKHKADKGYQVFDEKGALRMENSRSFLYGRLLATYEKLEMDAMSSNSKSEGRITNAERLWSAMQSRPLQIATLLQRKSMPYQNSLKKRKYGLQIMYSNLLTEIYNGIREAEAGSTSVARAVLKEDFILGYYAQKQLFYTKKEKAENTVVEQESAVE, from the coding sequence ATGAATTTATTGAAGGTACTATTAACTACTTACGATCAAGCCCTTAAACGAGGGATTGTAGATAATAGTGACAATATGAAAGAACCTAATTTGTTACCTCTGTATCACAGTAATAAAAAATCAGCAACTGGTAAAGATATCTTTGTAATTACTTTAAATGAAGAGGGACGCTTAATAAATGGGGATTATTTGGCACAAAACGAGTATATTGTATTTCCTGTGACAGAAGGGTCTATTAATCGGACAACAAACGCTGCGCCCCATCCTATTTGTGATGAAGTCAGTTATCTAGTTAGCGATGGCTCTAAAAAAGGGATTGAAAAGAATAGATTGTATTTTGAAGTGCAAGATGATATAAAAGCATTTTTACAGCAACATAATAAGCAAAATATTGCGTTTGAAGCCATTTATCGCTACGTGAGAGGAAATACACTTCTTGAAGATATAGCCAATAATGTAACGCAAGGTCAGGCATATACTCTAGAGGGTTCAACGGTAATTTATGAAACAGAAGGTAAGGTAACGAAGGTTGATTTGGCTAAGTTATTTATTACCTTTGAAATTGCTTATGCTGATAAAGGTATTATCACTGTTTCGCAAGATAAGGAATTTCACCAGTTGTATATTGATTATGTAACCGCTCAAAATGAAGCACAGCCTGAACAAGAGTATTGTGATATTGCTGGCAAAAAGATGTATTGTATTAGTACGCATCGAGGTCTTGTTGGTAAAGCTAAGTTAATCAGTATTAGTAATCATAAGGATACATATTTTGGCCGTTTTACAGATGGGGAACAAATTATTCATATTGGCTATGAAACTTCGCAAAAGATTCATAACATGTTAAAGTTTTTATTAGATAGTGATAAGTATAAGTATTATTTAGGGGAAAATTCCTATTGTGTATCTTGGTTATCTTATGACTTGTTGGCGGCTCAAGCTCCTTTCTTTGAAGATCAAGAAGTAAATAGTGTAAATGATGATGATTATGATGACTACGATAATGACTATGATGACAATGCAAATGATGAAGAGGCGCCTAATAATTCTTCGAATCATGGCGACATATTCATTGAGCATTTAGTACCAGCAATAAATAAGTACTTTGCTGGTGAAGGAATGCGTGAGACAGATGACTGCGATAAATATTTCTGCGTTTTGATTATTGAAAAAAGCAGTAATGGTCGTATGTCGGTGAAATATTTTCAAAGTTTTGTTATTTCCGATATTAAAGAACGGGCACAGCAGTGGTATATTGATTTAGCTTGGCCGTATTGGGATGTGAGAACTCAGTCGCGTATTATGCAAGCGCCTAGTTTACGAAAGTTGATTAATTACACTTATGGTGAAGAGGGCGATAAGGGTATTGTTTGTCAGCAAAAGAAGGTAGTACGTAAAAATTTAGAACGACTTTTGCCATGTGTATTAACCGGTAGACCATTGCCTAGTGATTTTTTTCAGACTGCAGTTAATCGTTTAAAAAATAGAGAATCCTATGATAAATTTTGGGATGCAGCACTAAATCGTTGTTGTAGCATTATAAAGAAACATAAAGCAGATAAAGGATACCAAGTTTTTGATGAGAAGGGGGCTTTGCGTATGGAAAATTCACGCAGTTTCTTGTATGGTCGTTTGTTAGCGACTTATGAAAAGTTAGAAATGGACGCTATGTCCAGTAATAGTAAAAGTGAAGGACGTATAACGAACGCAGAGCGATTGTGGAGTGCTATGCAGAGTCGTCCATTACAAATTGCTACTTTATTACAGCGAAAAAGTATGCCGTATCAAAATAGTTTGAAAAAACGAAAATATGGCCTTCAAATAATGTATAGTAATTTACTTACTGAAATCTATAATGGAATTAGAGAAGCTGAAGCTGGTAGTACAAGTGTAGCAAGAGCTGTGTTAAAAGAAGATTTTATACTAGGTTATTATGCTCAAAAACAACTTTTCTATACTAAGAAAGAAAAGGCAGAAAATACAGTGGTGGAACAAGAAAGTGCTGTTGAATAA
- the cas5c gene encoding type I-C CRISPR-associated protein Cas5c: MFQSKPFYMKVYGEYALFTDPMSKGGGEKFTYQVPTYQALKGIVEASYWKPSIYYVIDELKVLNPVKMETRGILLPLGTSDSKTGIPNKDLSYFTYLKDVAYAIKFHFEWNEQFPDMKKDWDEIKHEQIILRSMSKGGRRDIFLGTRECLGYVERLRQNEYEALKPVKTGDVSYGIMFHSFIYPGFANQDKREPRQKGVTQSYTDGHLYSNFTSIFMRDGVITFKRPEECEITHKLRPYPKLKDIRYIPADEELALYEAEGGDSE; encoded by the coding sequence ATGTTTCAATCCAAACCATTTTATATGAAGGTATATGGTGAGTATGCTTTATTTACGGATCCTATGTCAAAAGGGGGCGGTGAAAAGTTCACTTACCAAGTGCCGACATATCAAGCGTTAAAAGGTATTGTGGAAGCTTCTTATTGGAAGCCTAGTATTTACTACGTAATCGATGAATTAAAGGTACTAAATCCTGTAAAAATGGAAACGAGAGGTATTTTATTGCCTTTAGGAACATCAGATAGTAAAACGGGCATTCCCAATAAAGATTTATCGTATTTTACCTATTTAAAAGATGTGGCCTATGCGATTAAGTTTCACTTTGAGTGGAATGAACAATTTCCTGATATGAAAAAAGATTGGGATGAAATAAAGCATGAGCAGATTATTTTACGTTCTATGAGTAAAGGTGGCCGTCGGGATATTTTCTTAGGTACGAGGGAATGTTTAGGATATGTTGAACGATTACGCCAAAATGAGTATGAGGCGCTAAAGCCAGTAAAGACGGGTGATGTGTCTTATGGAATTATGTTTCACTCCTTTATTTATCCTGGTTTTGCTAATCAAGATAAACGGGAACCACGGCAAAAAGGTGTGACACAGTCATATACGGATGGTCATTTATATTCTAATTTTACATCTATTTTTATGCGTGATGGAGTTATTACGTTTAAACGTCCTGAAGAGTGTGAAATTACCCATAAATTAAGACCATATCCTAAGTTAAAAGATATACGATATATCCCTGCAGATGAGGAGCTGGCTTTGTATGAAGCTGAAGGAGGTGACAGTGAATGA